The sequence GTCAATAAGATGAAGTGTGCCGCCGGTGTAGTGCTGGCCGCTCACAGTAATAGTTTCAGGTAAATAGGGGTAAACGGTCAGCTCGTCGCCGTCGTAACTGGCGACACTGACAGGGATCGCACCGGAGACATCCAGATTGATAGACAGGCCCACCAGATGGCGGCTGCACGGTTTGGCCCCATCAATCAGCCGCTCCAGTTCAAAATACATTTCGTCAGTAATGCCGGTTTCCAGTACGCCGACATCCAACCGAAAAGTGCCGGGCGCTTCATTGGTTTTCCACCACTCAATCACCCGAATAAGGTAGCCGAGCGGCTCCACCACGCGCCGCAGTGCGCCAATAGTGCCCTTGCGTTTGTGTAGGTAAGCCGAAGATTTCACTACCGCGCGTTTGGTGGCTTCCGGCCAGCTCTCATCCCAGCGATCAACCGACCACGCCCACGCCAGATAGGGCAGTAACGGTAGCGGGCACAGGTCGGCACTCCATAACTGGCGCAACGGCACCGGCACCTCACCTAATCTGGCCTGCGCGGCAGCACATACCGGTTCAGCTTCCGGCCCCGGATAGATATAGAGCACCGCGTCAATCTGGTATTCGACAATGGCGGCGGATTGCACGGTGACACGGTCAGCCACCGGCCGCACGTCCTCATCATTCAGGGCGGTGCGGATAATCTCCAGCAGCTACGGCGAGGCTTCGCCGTTTCCGGCCCGCGCCAGCACGGTGACAGTGACACAGGCCGGTGACGGACTCAGCGCCGAGGCATCAGCTACCCGCCCATCACCGCCGCGACGGGCGGAATGGCATCCGGATCGGCGGGCGTGATAATCAGGCGTTGAACGTTATTGTTCGCCCCCAACTGGTCTAAGTCGCTGCCGTTGGCATAGGCCACCATCACCGCCTGCGCCGCCTCGTTAACCCGCTGGCGTAATACCAGTTCACGGTAGGCGTTTTCCTGCAATAACTTGACCAGTGGCTCGGACTCTAACGATAAGGTGCGGGTGATGGCCGCCTGCTCGTCAGCGGGATAGAGGGCGATCAGCTCCGCCTTGCGTTCAGCGAGCAGGGTTTCATAATCCAGTGCTTCCACCGCCAGTGGGGCGGGTAGCTGTGACAGGTCGATAGTGCTCATGAACCGCCTCCAACGGGGATCGCCAGATTAAAGCTGTCAGCCAGATCGGTGCGCTGGCCCTGAAGCTCCAGCGTCATTTTGCCCGCCTGCGGCTGTGCCAATAACACGCGGGTCAGTACCACACGCGGCTCCCAGCGCATGATGGCGCTGTAGGCCGCCGACATAGCTTTTAGCCGTAACAGCGGGTTCTGCGGGTCGTCAATCAGGTCAGACAGCAGCGAGCCATAGCCCCGGCGCATACAGCGCGTGGTGATCGGGGTGGTGACGATATCGGTGATCGACTGGGTGATGTGATCCATGTCGGTAATGCGTCGCCCGGTCTGGGCATTCATGCCTAAGTAGATCATGTGTTTGGCCCGTCCGAGTGACTCCCACCGCGCTGCACGCCGCCGTGGGTGTGGCTATCAACCACTACGCCATTGGATGAGAAGCTGCCGCCGGAGTGCTGAATATTTCCGGTCATTTTGCCGCCTTCCTTTACTTCTAAGGTGGCGGTGGTCAGATGTTGGGTGCACTTTTCTGATATAGAGAGGCAATGATCACCCCAGCAGATAACTCGCCGCCAGCGGCCAGAATAATCACCTGCTCCCCTGCGGTCGGCGGCCACCATGTTTTAGCGGTTCCGGCGCGGCGCACCGACCACGGCAACCAGTCAGTGAGTAATTCACCGCAGCGTACGCGGGCTTTGGGCGGATCAAGGGTTAAATCCACCTGTTCCACGATACCGAAACGGATCAGATTCATTATCAGGCGATAGATTTCGGCGTTGGTCATGGCGGTCAATACTCGTTATTCAGCGTAACGGTATTGTTTACGCGCGCGGGCAGGGGCGCAACGCGCGGCAGTTGTAGGGGGGCTGTGACAACGTTTAGCGAGAAATTTCGGTGTGGTTTAGCTAATACAGCGGGCGAATAACGCAGTCATGCGTTGATAGCGGCAATGGTAGCCATCAATATTGGCCTGAATCCATTCATCGGGGTTGATGCCAGCGAAGGAGATTTGAAAGCCACAATTGATAATAATGTGTTC comes from Yersinia bercovieri ATCC 43970 and encodes:
- a CDS encoding GPW/gp25 family protein, with protein sequence MIYLGMNAQTGRRITDMDHITQSITDIVTTPITTRCMRRGYGSLLSDLIDDPQNPLLRLKAMSAAYSAIMRWEPRVVLTRVLLAQPQAGKMTLELQGQRTDLADSFNLAIPVGGGS
- a CDS encoding phage tail protein I encodes the protein MYPGPEAEPVCAAAQARLGEVPVPLRQLWSADLCPLPLLPYLAWAWSVDRWDESWPEATKRAVVKSSAYLHKRKGTIGALRRVVEPLGYLIRVIEWWKTNEAPGTFRLDVGVLETGITDEMYFELERLIDGAKPCSRHLVGLSINLDVSGAIPVSVASYDGDELTVYPYLPETITVSGQHYTGGTLHLIDSVSVNP